Proteins from a genomic interval of Niabella soli DSM 19437:
- a CDS encoding DUF6686 family protein — translation MCSFKTLYYGEEGYLIACEECRHFQLAFQTSLFTLTADDLKIFHSLVKQHREYHREATGSFQKNIYIPTPLEGYGMILDQRELQQLFELLETAEINFKTMGLLELFKPVGH, via the coding sequence TATGGCGAAGAAGGTTACCTGATCGCTTGTGAGGAATGCCGGCATTTTCAACTGGCTTTTCAGACTTCTTTATTTACACTTACAGCCGACGATCTTAAAATATTTCATAGCCTGGTAAAACAGCACCGGGAATATCATCGGGAAGCAACGGGGTCGTTCCAAAAAAATATTTACATTCCCACACCGTTGGAAGGTTACGGAATGATCCTGGATCAAAGAGAATTGCAGCAACTTTTTGAACTGCTGGAAACAGCCGAAATAAATTTTAAGACAATGGGACTGCTGGAACTATTTAAGCCGGTTGGTCATTAA